A single Magnetovibrio sp. PR-2 DNA region contains:
- a CDS encoding sensor histidine kinase, with amino-acid sequence MNADTLNVDTEKLLQIAHEHSPDGITILRPVRDAQGAVVDFTWLYQNKTVARMNGTAANSVIGKRLLDLFPGHTGTIFMEKYIHVAETGTTCIFEEAYEGESIPSKTWFRIVVVPADGDIAIMAQDITQQKELESNLTEALAEAKRANLAKSEFLASMSHDFRTPLNAMMGFTDMMRQRAFGPLNNEHYEEYIEDIHSSGSLLVSLVNDVLDLSKIEAGNYKLIEESVSLSALVQTCVRQNTTQARLKTINLVEEIPDGFPHLLGDERALVQICNNLISNAVRHTPNSGMVSISANLRQDQSIILRIVDTGSGMTPDELEDALNPFEPDKSKISRPNKQTGLGLTICNHLMDLFGGKMSINSTPDKGTSVWLRFPADRTLVAAG; translated from the coding sequence ATGAACGCAGACACCCTAAACGTCGATACAGAAAAGCTGCTGCAGATTGCCCATGAGCATTCGCCGGACGGCATCACCATTCTACGACCGGTCAGGGACGCACAAGGGGCTGTTGTCGATTTCACCTGGCTCTATCAAAACAAGACCGTTGCCCGCATGAACGGCACCGCCGCCAATAGCGTCATCGGCAAACGTTTGTTGGATCTCTTCCCCGGCCACACGGGCACGATATTTATGGAAAAATACATCCATGTTGCCGAGACCGGAACGACGTGCATCTTTGAAGAGGCCTACGAAGGCGAAAGCATCCCATCAAAAACCTGGTTTCGCATCGTCGTCGTGCCAGCCGATGGCGATATTGCCATCATGGCCCAAGACATAACCCAGCAAAAAGAACTGGAATCCAATCTCACCGAAGCCCTAGCCGAGGCCAAGCGGGCAAACTTAGCAAAGTCCGAGTTTCTCGCCTCCATGAGCCATGATTTCCGTACACCGCTCAATGCGATGATGGGTTTTACCGATATGATGCGCCAACGCGCCTTCGGTCCACTCAACAACGAACACTATGAAGAATATATCGAAGATATACACTCCAGTGGCTCACTGTTGGTGAGCTTGGTCAACGACGTCTTGGATCTCTCCAAGATCGAAGCGGGCAATTATAAGTTAATCGAAGAAAGCGTCAGCCTCAGTGCACTTGTGCAAACGTGTGTGCGCCAAAACACCACCCAGGCACGGCTCAAGACCATCAACTTGGTCGAAGAAATCCCCGACGGGTTCCCGCATCTTCTTGGTGATGAACGGGCTTTGGTTCAGATCTGCAATAACCTGATCTCAAACGCCGTGCGTCACACCCCCAACAGCGGGATGGTCTCAATCTCAGCGAACTTACGACAAGACCAAAGCATCATCTTGCGTATTGTCGACACCGGAAGCGGCATGACACCAGATGAGCTTGAAGATGCGCTCAACCCTTTTGAGCCTGACAAAAGCAAAATCTCCAGACCCAACAAACAAACTGGATTGGGCCTGACCATCTGCAACCATTTGATGGACTTGTTCGGCGGTAAGATGAGCATCAACAGCACCCCAGATAAAGGCACGTCGGTCTGGCTGCGTTTCCCGGCGGATCGCACGTTGGTGGCGGCGGGCTGA
- the rpsI gene encoding 30S ribosomal protein S9, translated as MADLSDLKDLVEGGEVATAAAGAEDAPVAAEPKIDAQGRAYATGKRKNAIARVWIKPGSGKVTVNGREQETYFARPVLRMLMNQPFQVAEREGQYDVVATVTGGGLSGQAGAVRHGISKALTYYEPVLRGVLKSGGFLTRDSRVVERKKYGRAKARRSFQFSKR; from the coding sequence ATGGCTGATCTGTCTGATCTTAAAGATCTGGTCGAAGGCGGCGAAGTTGCAACTGCAGCTGCTGGCGCTGAAGACGCTCCGGTTGCCGCTGAGCCGAAAATTGACGCTCAGGGCCGTGCTTATGCAACGGGCAAACGTAAAAACGCCATTGCTCGCGTTTGGATCAAGCCGGGCTCCGGCAAAGTGACCGTCAACGGTCGCGAGCAAGAAACCTACTTTGCTCGTCCGGTGCTGCGCATGCTGATGAACCAACCGTTCCAAGTGGCCGAGCGCGAAGGTCAATACGACGTCGTCGCAACCGTCACCGGTGGCGGCCTGTCCGGCCAAGCTGGCGCTGTGCGTCACGGCATCTCCAAAGCTTTGACGTACTACGAGCCGGTCCTGCGCGGCGTGCTCAAGTCCGGCGGCTTCCTGACCCGTGATAGCCGTGTTGTTGAACGTAAGAAATACGGTCGTGCCAAAGCACGTCGTTCCTTCCAGTTCTCCAAACGTTAA
- the rplM gene encoding 50S ribosomal protein L13 has product MKTYSATPADVEKKWYVIDAQDVVLGRMASQIAMRLRGKHKPMFTPNIDCGDNIIVINAEKVKLTGRKAANEKFFWHTGHPGGLKERTMGQILEGEHPERVVIKAVERMVSRSPLGRQQMKKLHVYAGADHPHGAQNPEVLDIAAMNPKNKRSA; this is encoded by the coding sequence ATGAAAACCTATTCCGCTACTCCCGCCGACGTGGAAAAGAAATGGTATGTCATCGATGCTCAAGACGTTGTCTTGGGTCGTATGGCCAGCCAAATCGCCATGCGTCTGCGCGGTAAGCACAAGCCGATGTTCACCCCGAACATCGACTGCGGCGACAACATCATCGTCATCAACGCTGAAAAAGTGAAGCTGACGGGCCGCAAAGCCGCAAACGAAAAATTCTTCTGGCACACTGGCCACCCGGGCGGTCTTAAAGAACGCACCATGGGCCAGATCCTTGAAGGTGAGCACCCGGAACGCGTCGTGATCAAAGCTGTTGAGCGTATGGTCTCCCGTTCTCCGCTGGGCCGCCAGCAAATGAAAAAGCTGCATGTCTACGCCGGTGCCGACCACCCGCACGGCGCACAGAACCCGGAAGTTCTGGACATTGCCGCGATGAACCCGAAAAACAAGAGGAGCGCGTAA
- a CDS encoding DUF3137 domain-containing protein — protein MLPSLEEIEHTVPALRGLSQTLHDASLGVVKRLKRQRGVAVWAMMSSLLPMGLSLMLMADEKNLPPEFVSLSVAGTALALGMFGFGWVRLLDSKRQAKITLATSVCAVFGYDYREKPSTSLSHKFARLGLAARYEGRLVEDEISGTIDGRRFVVQENLIADMKFSPLYARVPFRRTSDVFHGLIGVVDYHHPMTATTIVSFRKNRLERWTEQPFDGELMETHDPDFDAVFEVHSTSLPEARRILSPAWRRGLLALNDKFNTPLAFAFQDAAVWFTVHRQNQWMEMRTSGASASFETYTVQMVLDILRFQNLIQTLPLSE, from the coding sequence ATGCTCCCGTCACTTGAAGAAATTGAACACACTGTGCCAGCCCTTCGCGGGCTGTCTCAAACCTTGCACGATGCGTCTTTGGGCGTTGTAAAGCGTTTGAAACGACAACGCGGCGTCGCTGTATGGGCCATGATGTCGTCGCTTTTGCCCATGGGCTTGAGTTTGATGTTGATGGCGGACGAAAAAAACTTACCACCAGAGTTTGTGTCGCTCAGCGTTGCAGGCACCGCGTTGGCGTTGGGCATGTTTGGGTTTGGTTGGGTGCGTTTGCTGGATTCCAAACGCCAAGCCAAAATCACCTTAGCGACGAGCGTTTGCGCCGTCTTTGGTTATGATTACCGGGAAAAGCCAAGCACATCATTAAGCCACAAATTCGCCCGTTTGGGATTGGCTGCCCGCTATGAAGGCAGGCTGGTGGAAGATGAAATTTCCGGGACGATTGATGGCAGACGCTTTGTCGTTCAAGAAAACCTCATTGCGGACATGAAATTCTCCCCATTGTATGCCCGCGTCCCCTTTCGGCGCACGAGCGATGTTTTTCACGGTTTGATTGGTGTTGTGGATTACCATCACCCCATGACCGCAACGACAATCGTGAGTTTTCGCAAAAATCGGCTGGAACGCTGGACAGAGCAACCCTTTGACGGGGAGCTGATGGAAACCCATGATCCCGATTTCGATGCTGTGTTCGAAGTTCATTCCACGTCTCTGCCAGAAGCGCGGCGAATTTTGTCCCCCGCATGGCGTCGGGGCTTGCTCGCCCTGAATGACAAATTCAATACCCCCTTAGCCTTTGCGTTTCAGGATGCGGCGGTCTGGTTTACGGTTCACCGCCAAAACCAATGGATGGAAATGCGCACGTCGGGGGCATCTGCGTCGTTTGAGACCTACACGGTGCAAATGGTTTTAGATATCTTGCGCTTTCAGAACCTGATCCAGACTTTGCCGCTCTCTGAATAA